A single genomic interval of Dromiciops gliroides isolate mDroGli1 chromosome 1, mDroGli1.pri, whole genome shotgun sequence harbors:
- the LOC122736181 gene encoding cytochrome c oxidase subunit 7C, mitochondrial has product MFRQSLRSFSTSLVRRSHYEEGPGKNLPFSIENKWRLLVMVTVYFGSGFAAPFYILRHQMLKK; this is encoded by the exons ATGTTTCGGCAGAGCTTGCGCAGCTTCTCCACCTCCTTGGTTCGCAGGAGCCACTATGAGGAGGGCCCGGGGAAG aaCCTGCCCTTTTCAATAGAAAACAAATGGCGGTTGCTGGTAATGGTAACTGTGTACTTTGGATCTGGATTTGCTGCGCCTTTCTATATATTAAGACATCAGATGCTTAAGAAATAA